A region of Streptomyces sp. NBC_01788 DNA encodes the following proteins:
- a CDS encoding discoidin domain-containing protein yields MHATTRAGSARRLPAIGASVALAAGMLVTLGAPAAHAAAGATLPFTSVEAESATTNGTRIGPDYTQGTIASEASGRQAVRLSSGQRVEFTVPRAANAVNVSYSVPDGQSGTLNVYVNGTRLSKTLAVTSKYSYVDTGWIAGARTHHFFDNTRLLLGQNLQPGDKVAVEAANVQVTVDVADFEQVAGAASQPAGSVSVTSKGADPSGQGDSTQAFRDAISAAQGGVVWIPPGDYRLTSSLSGVQNVTLQGAGSWYSVVHASRFIDQSSSSGNVRIKDFAVIGEVTERVDSSPDNFVNGSLGPNSSVSGMWLQHLKVGLWLTGNNDNLVVENSRILDTTADGLNLNGTAKGVKVRNNFLRNQGDDSLAMWSLYGPDTNSSFENNTISQPNLANGIAIYGGTDITVKDNLISDTNALGSGIAISNQKFLDPFSPLAGTITVDGNTLVRAGAMNPNWNHPMGALRVDSYDSAINATVRITNTTITDSPYSAFEFVSGGGYGYPVKGVTVDGATVKNTGTVVVQAEAQGAATFRGVTATGVGAAGIYNCPYPANSGSFALTDGGGNSGWNTTWSDCSTWPKPGQGNPDPDPGRNLAKGRPATATGSQDVYTPGNAVDGNASTYWESTNNAFPQSLTVDLGSNQAVRRLVLKLPPSSAWGARTQTITVQGSTDGSSYSTVVGSQGYRFDPATGNTATVSLPGNTNLRWLRLTVSGNTGWPAGQFSEVEAYLTP; encoded by the coding sequence ATGCACGCGACCACCAGGGCCGGATCAGCCCGGCGCCTGCCGGCCATCGGGGCGAGCGTCGCCCTCGCCGCCGGCATGCTCGTCACCCTCGGCGCGCCCGCCGCCCACGCCGCGGCGGGCGCCACCCTCCCCTTCACCTCGGTCGAGGCCGAGTCCGCCACCACCAACGGGACCAGGATCGGGCCGGACTACACCCAGGGCACCATCGCCTCCGAGGCCTCCGGGCGCCAGGCCGTCCGGCTGTCCTCCGGGCAGCGCGTGGAGTTCACGGTGCCGCGCGCCGCCAACGCCGTGAACGTCTCCTACAGCGTCCCCGACGGCCAGTCCGGCACGCTCAACGTGTACGTCAACGGCACGAGGCTGAGCAAGACGCTCGCCGTCACCTCGAAGTACTCCTACGTCGACACCGGCTGGATCGCCGGCGCCAGAACGCACCACTTCTTCGACAACACGCGCCTGCTGCTGGGACAGAACCTCCAGCCCGGCGACAAGGTCGCCGTGGAGGCCGCGAACGTCCAGGTCACCGTGGACGTCGCCGACTTCGAGCAGGTCGCCGGGGCCGCCTCCCAGCCCGCCGGATCGGTCTCCGTCACCTCCAAGGGCGCCGACCCCAGCGGCCAGGGCGACTCCACCCAGGCCTTCCGGGACGCCATCTCCGCAGCGCAGGGCGGCGTGGTGTGGATCCCGCCGGGCGACTACCGGCTCACGTCCTCCCTGAGCGGCGTCCAGAACGTCACCCTCCAGGGCGCGGGCAGCTGGTACTCGGTCGTGCACGCCTCCCGGTTCATCGACCAGTCCAGTTCCTCGGGGAACGTGCGCATCAAGGACTTCGCGGTCATCGGCGAGGTCACCGAGCGCGTCGACTCCAGCCCCGACAACTTCGTCAACGGCTCGCTCGGACCGAACTCCTCCGTCTCCGGCATGTGGCTCCAGCACCTGAAGGTCGGCCTGTGGCTGACCGGCAACAACGACAACCTCGTCGTCGAGAACAGCCGCATCCTCGACACCACCGCCGACGGCCTCAACCTCAACGGCACCGCCAAGGGCGTGAAGGTCCGCAACAACTTCCTGCGCAACCAGGGCGACGACTCGCTCGCCATGTGGTCGCTGTACGGGCCGGACACCAACAGCAGCTTCGAGAACAACACCATCTCGCAGCCGAACCTCGCCAACGGCATCGCGATCTACGGCGGCACGGACATCACGGTGAAGGACAACCTGATCTCCGACACCAACGCTCTCGGCAGCGGCATCGCGATCTCCAACCAGAAGTTCCTCGACCCCTTCTCCCCACTGGCCGGCACCATCACGGTCGACGGCAACACGCTGGTGCGGGCCGGCGCGATGAACCCCAACTGGAACCACCCGATGGGCGCGCTGCGGGTCGACTCCTACGACAGCGCCATCAACGCCACCGTCCGCATCACCAACACCACGATCACCGACAGCCCGTACAGCGCCTTCGAGTTCGTGTCGGGCGGAGGCTACGGATATCCGGTCAAGGGCGTCACCGTCGACGGCGCGACCGTGAAGAACACCGGCACGGTCGTCGTCCAGGCCGAGGCGCAGGGCGCGGCGACCTTCCGCGGCGTCACCGCCACCGGCGTGGGCGCTGCGGGCATCTACAACTGCCCCTACCCGGCCAACTCGGGCAGCTTCGCGCTGACCGACGGCGGCGGCAACTCCGGCTGGAACACCACCTGGTCGGACTGCTCGACCTGGCCCAAGCCCGGCCAGGGCAACCCCGACCCCGACCCGGGCCGCAACCTCGCCAAGGGCCGCCCGGCCACCGCCACCGGCTCCCAGGACGTCTACACCCCGGGCAACGCGGTCGACGGGAACGCCAGTACCTACTGGGAGTCCACCAACAACGCCTTCCCGCAGTCCCTGACGGTCGACCTGGGTTCGAACCAGGCCGTACGCCGACTCGTGCTGAAGCTGCCGCCGTCGTCGGCCTGGGGCGCCCGCACCCAGACCATCACCGTCCAGGGCAGCACCGACGGCTCGTCCTACTCCACCGTCGTCGGCTCCCAGGGCTACCGCTTCGACCCGGCCACCGGCAACACGGCCACCGTGTCCCTGCCGGGCAACACCAACCTCCGCTGGCTCCGCCTGACCGTCAGCGGCAACACCGGTTGGCCGGCGGGCCAGTTCAGTGAAGTGGAGGCCTACCTCACCCCGTGA
- a CDS encoding histidine kinase dimerization/phosphoacceptor domain-containing protein codes for MPGLLSPLTRAVTYTRWLHVLVGAILPIVCALVYPGLVKPTPADWALIAVLPVPLILAAAMVPSMRRAEGLQARLMLFPGPHARVRSEEDPGVSAAPSASWSDRARTGAWMVLRMEAGLALGLVSDQLLALSLSLAGAAAGSPGVTDSLLTLPGSHWWYALLVPVPVLVLLAVAAVAGALMAQAARRLLGPSVRERLSELEQRTERLLERNRIAQELHDSLGHALTLAVVQAGAARAAADPEFTGRALEAIEEAGRAALEDLEQVLFMLRDTGRPAGPRPALGEADRLNWAPATAPRRSSRRTSPGSSRRAEAEDELVARGGAPPAARHAGPRTGETRWCVQQRQGSVPKPSATTSLSLRAPW; via the coding sequence ATGCCTGGCCTGCTGTCGCCGCTGACACGTGCGGTCACCTACACCCGTTGGCTCCACGTGCTGGTGGGGGCGATCCTGCCGATCGTCTGCGCGTTGGTCTATCCCGGCCTGGTCAAGCCGACGCCCGCCGACTGGGCACTGATCGCCGTCCTTCCCGTCCCGCTGATCCTGGCCGCGGCCATGGTGCCTTCGATGCGCCGTGCGGAGGGGCTCCAGGCACGGCTGATGCTGTTCCCCGGACCGCACGCGCGAGTGCGGAGCGAGGAGGATCCGGGGGTTTCCGCGGCGCCGTCCGCCTCATGGAGCGACCGGGCCAGAACGGGTGCCTGGATGGTGCTGCGCATGGAGGCGGGACTCGCGCTCGGGCTGGTGTCGGACCAGTTGCTGGCGCTCTCGCTGTCGCTGGCCGGGGCCGCCGCCGGGAGCCCCGGCGTCACCGACTCGCTCCTGACGCTTCCCGGGTCCCATTGGTGGTACGCCCTCCTCGTCCCGGTACCCGTGCTGGTGCTCCTCGCGGTGGCCGCCGTAGCGGGTGCTCTCATGGCCCAGGCTGCCCGCCGCCTGCTCGGGCCGTCAGTCAGGGAGCGTCTGTCGGAGTTGGAGCAGCGCACCGAGCGGCTGCTGGAACGCAACCGGATCGCACAGGAGTTGCACGACTCCCTCGGCCACGCGCTGACTCTGGCCGTGGTCCAGGCGGGTGCCGCACGGGCGGCCGCCGACCCGGAGTTCACCGGCCGGGCGCTGGAGGCCATCGAGGAGGCCGGGCGGGCCGCGCTGGAGGACCTGGAACAGGTGCTGTTCATGCTGCGGGACACGGGACGGCCCGCCGGCCCCCGTCCCGCGCTCGGCGAGGCGGACCGCTTAAACTGGGCGCCCGCGACCGCACCCAGGCGGTCATCGCGGCGTACGAGTCCGGGTTCGTCGCGCCGGGCTGAGGCTGAGGACGAACTGGTGGCAAGGGGCGGGGCCCCGCCTGCGGCACGGCATGCGGGGCCCCGGACCGGAGAGACCCGGTGGTGTGTTCAGCAGAGGCAGGGGTCGGTGCCGAAACCGAGCGCGACGACATCCCTGTCCCTCAGGGCTCCCTGGTAG
- a CDS encoding ABC transporter ATP-binding protein, translating to MAMNTLQVTKNDRPADGELLLETVGLTKSYAGADGELPVLSGIDLQVRAGEVVALLGKSGSGKSTLLRCMAGLVPASSGTVSYKGAVLAGANPGTAMVFQTFALLPWLTVQQNVELGLEAKGVHPVERTEAARLAIDLIGLDGFESAYPKELSGGMRQRVGFARALVVEPDVLMMDEPFSALDVLTAENLRGELMELWESGQFPTRAIVLVTHNIEEAVLMADRIVVLGSRPYGTIREVFEVGLDRPRDRNSAAFEDMIDRVYRTMTGRQKEGRTPGRQEPADLERRTVANTPLPQASVDGLSGLAELVLHRGGRCDLADLADDLGLEVDDLMPQVDALDLLGFAGFSGDDLLLTDTGTAFAGADVQESKTIFGRAAIQLPLVKVITSSVRGKADGTARAGFFRDLLAHHYTSEQVDQQLETATDWGRYGELYAYDAGPEEYRRDDTGDAAGATGTP from the coding sequence ATGGCGATGAACACCCTCCAGGTCACGAAGAACGACCGCCCGGCCGACGGCGAGCTGCTGCTGGAGACCGTCGGCCTGACGAAGTCCTACGCCGGCGCCGACGGTGAACTGCCCGTGCTCTCCGGCATCGACCTCCAGGTCCGCGCCGGTGAGGTCGTCGCGCTGCTGGGCAAGTCCGGCTCGGGCAAGTCGACGCTGCTGCGCTGCATGGCCGGACTCGTGCCGGCCAGTTCCGGCACTGTCAGCTACAAGGGCGCCGTGCTGGCCGGCGCCAACCCCGGTACGGCGATGGTGTTCCAGACCTTCGCGCTGCTGCCCTGGCTGACCGTGCAGCAGAACGTCGAACTCGGCCTGGAGGCCAAGGGCGTACACCCCGTGGAGCGCACCGAGGCCGCCCGCCTGGCCATCGACCTGATCGGCCTGGACGGATTCGAGTCCGCCTACCCCAAGGAGCTGTCGGGCGGCATGCGCCAGCGCGTCGGCTTCGCCCGCGCGCTGGTGGTCGAGCCGGACGTGCTGATGATGGACGAGCCCTTCTCCGCGCTGGACGTGCTCACCGCGGAGAATCTGCGCGGCGAGCTGATGGAGCTGTGGGAGTCCGGCCAGTTCCCCACCCGGGCCATCGTGCTGGTCACCCACAACATCGAGGAAGCCGTCCTGATGGCGGACCGGATCGTGGTGCTCGGCTCCCGTCCCTACGGCACCATCCGGGAGGTCTTCGAGGTCGGGCTCGACCGGCCCCGCGACCGCAACTCCGCCGCCTTCGAGGACATGATCGACCGCGTCTACCGCACCATGACCGGCCGGCAGAAGGAGGGCCGCACCCCCGGCCGGCAGGAGCCGGCCGACCTGGAGAGGCGGACGGTGGCCAACACCCCGCTGCCGCAGGCGAGCGTGGACGGGCTGTCGGGTCTGGCGGAGCTGGTGCTGCACCGCGGCGGACGGTGCGACCTCGCCGACCTCGCCGACGACCTCGGCCTGGAGGTCGACGACCTCATGCCCCAGGTCGACGCCCTGGACCTGCTCGGTTTCGCCGGGTTCAGCGGTGACGACCTGCTGCTCACCGACACCGGCACCGCGTTCGCCGGGGCCGACGTCCAGGAGTCGAAGACCATCTTCGGCCGGGCGGCGATCCAGCTGCCGCTGGTCAAGGTGATCACCAGCAGCGTGCGCGGCAAGGCGGACGGCACCGCGCGGGCCGGGTTCTTCCGCGATCTGCTGGCCCATCACTACACCAGCGAGCAGGTCGACCAGCAGTTGGAGACGGCCACCGACTGGGGCCGCTACGGCGAGTTGTACGCCTACGACGCCGGGCCCGAGGAGTACCGCCGCGACGACACCGGTGACGCGGCCGGAGCCACGGGCACCCCGTAG
- a CDS encoding ABC transporter permease, which yields MSVTAVLHSEWIKIRSVRASFGSLVAVFAATLAVTLLVYSTVGQAEAMGGEDPLFGAFYAINFAQIAAIAFGATAVSSEYASGALRVSLSAVPRRGLFCVAKTAVVGAAALAVGLATGFATFLVGQAFLGEYAIGLGTPGALRACVGAGIYLALMALLAAGLTFLLRSAVAVISLLIPFILIVSFVVGDVADGASRYLPDRAGQQILHQEAAGGLGPWTGLAVMSLWATAALLAGWWAVRRRDA from the coding sequence ATGTCCGTCACAGCCGTTCTCCACTCCGAGTGGATCAAGATCCGGTCGGTCCGGGCGAGCTTCGGCTCGCTCGTCGCGGTCTTCGCCGCCACCCTGGCCGTCACCCTGCTCGTCTACTCCACCGTGGGCCAGGCGGAGGCGATGGGCGGCGAGGACCCACTCTTCGGCGCCTTCTACGCGATCAACTTCGCGCAGATCGCCGCCATCGCCTTCGGAGCCACTGCCGTCTCGTCCGAGTACGCGAGCGGGGCCCTGCGGGTGTCCCTGTCGGCCGTGCCGCGCCGGGGTCTGTTCTGCGTGGCCAAGACGGCGGTCGTGGGTGCCGCCGCCCTCGCCGTCGGGCTCGCGACCGGGTTCGCCACCTTCCTTGTGGGCCAGGCCTTCCTGGGGGAGTACGCCATCGGCCTCGGCACACCGGGAGCGCTGCGGGCCTGCGTCGGCGCCGGGATCTACCTCGCGCTGATGGCCCTCCTCGCCGCAGGACTCACCTTTCTGCTGCGCAGCGCCGTCGCGGTGATCAGCCTGCTCATCCCGTTCATCCTGATCGTGTCCTTCGTGGTCGGGGACGTCGCCGACGGTGCCTCCCGCTATCTGCCGGACCGGGCCGGACAGCAGATCCTGCACCAGGAGGCGGCGGGCGGCCTCGGACCCTGGACGGGCCTCGCGGTGATGTCGCTGTGGGCGACGGCGGCGTTGCTGGCCGGCTGGTGGGCGGTGCGCCGGCGCGACGCCTGA
- a CDS encoding LamG domain-containing protein yields the protein MGLVVVGSLGVPGAAFAAENLPPRQPQVQDLLTGTRPCTSGEDRAYVPTPPTVSAVLYDPEEDDRVGGANLVRGEFEAWWTGPDGVEQRRSYTTSAIPSGVRQQWRMPEDIPADTVVSWHVRADDGTAKSSWSSQGAGFACEFVLDTESPAVPLITSTDYPDDGDEHDGVGVRGTFTVESPSSDVASYVYSFIGQAPVTVRPDMLGGPLTIRHLPLRAGTDYLSVRAVDRSGRSSSTATHWFRVASGRAPVAHWTLADSRGSTASAPESGPVARAGSGVAFGSTGPRGTALTSTAELGGGPHAFLTPDVPVVDTRGTFAVGAWVRPDRTDRAMTVASQDAGHSPAFGLGLRVGNNRPVWSFTVAGAEVTGGTAGTGKWTHLLAVYDSETGQAHLYVDGDEVGKPVRATAAKSAGAFQIGRIRHGGGYREHWRGALGDVRAYDRVMVPEEVTELARRKPALLGHWSLEDASDGVSPEQNGGTPLRLGTGASIQVSDGSCIPDLDPDCVPFALVGDGHLHLDGKSGYAATGEPVVDTSDSFTVGVVVRLADDEPSGPMTVLSQVGEHTDTFKVRYDPATYAWQLIVPHEDAVGAEETVVSEIVMADGGRGTGHRLAVVYDDVRHRISLYVDGYTNSARTAELAAGLPGSGPLQIGRATTGDGWGEYLHGDVDEVQAYQGALRDRDVVALGFGTDPCLC from the coding sequence GTGGGTCTGGTCGTGGTCGGCAGTCTGGGCGTTCCGGGTGCGGCCTTCGCGGCGGAGAACCTGCCGCCGCGTCAGCCACAGGTGCAGGATCTGCTGACCGGTACCCGACCCTGCACGTCAGGGGAGGACAGGGCGTACGTTCCGACGCCGCCGACGGTCAGTGCCGTGCTGTACGACCCGGAAGAGGACGACCGGGTGGGCGGGGCGAATCTCGTCCGGGGCGAGTTCGAGGCGTGGTGGACCGGGCCGGATGGAGTGGAGCAGCGCCGGTCGTACACCACGTCCGCAATCCCGTCCGGGGTCCGGCAGCAGTGGCGGATGCCCGAGGACATACCCGCCGACACCGTCGTGTCGTGGCACGTGCGCGCCGACGACGGCACGGCGAAGTCCTCGTGGAGTTCGCAGGGCGCGGGTTTCGCCTGTGAGTTCGTTCTGGACACGGAGAGCCCGGCTGTTCCGTTGATCACCTCCACGGACTACCCCGACGACGGCGACGAGCATGACGGCGTCGGCGTCCGGGGCACCTTCACCGTGGAGTCACCGTCGTCCGACGTCGCGTCCTACGTCTACAGCTTCATCGGCCAAGCTCCGGTGACCGTCCGTCCCGACATGCTCGGCGGGCCCCTCACGATCCGCCACCTGCCGCTCAGGGCCGGCACGGACTATCTGAGCGTGCGTGCCGTCGACCGCTCCGGACGCAGCAGCAGCACCGCCACCCACTGGTTCCGGGTCGCGTCGGGCCGGGCGCCCGTGGCCCACTGGACGCTGGCCGACTCGCGGGGGTCGACGGCGTCTGCCCCCGAGAGCGGCCCGGTGGCCCGCGCGGGATCCGGCGTGGCCTTCGGCTCGACGGGCCCACGGGGGACGGCCCTGACCTCGACGGCCGAACTGGGCGGCGGGCCCCACGCGTTCCTCACCCCCGATGTCCCCGTGGTCGACACCCGAGGCACCTTCGCGGTCGGCGCCTGGGTGCGCCCGGACCGAACGGACCGCGCGATGACTGTCGCCAGCCAGGACGCGGGTCACAGTCCGGCCTTCGGACTCGGTCTGCGAGTCGGGAACAACCGCCCCGTCTGGTCCTTCACCGTGGCCGGGGCCGAGGTGACCGGCGGGACGGCCGGGACCGGCAAGTGGACCCATCTGCTGGCCGTGTACGACTCCGAGACCGGCCAGGCGCACCTCTACGTCGACGGCGACGAGGTCGGTAAGCCGGTCCGGGCCACCGCCGCCAAGTCCGCCGGCGCGTTCCAGATCGGACGGATCCGGCATGGCGGCGGCTACCGGGAGCACTGGCGGGGCGCGCTCGGTGACGTCCGTGCCTACGACCGGGTGATGGTCCCCGAGGAGGTCACCGAACTGGCCCGCCGCAAGCCCGCCCTGCTCGGACACTGGTCCCTGGAGGACGCCTCCGACGGTGTGAGCCCCGAACAGAACGGCGGTACGCCACTGAGGCTCGGCACCGGTGCGTCGATCCAGGTGTCGGACGGCTCCTGCATCCCGGACCTCGACCCGGACTGCGTGCCGTTCGCCCTCGTCGGTGACGGCCACCTGCACCTGGACGGCAAGAGCGGTTATGCGGCCACCGGGGAGCCCGTCGTGGACACCTCCGACAGCTTCACCGTCGGTGTCGTCGTCCGGCTGGCCGACGACGAGCCGTCCGGGCCGATGACCGTCCTCTCGCAGGTCGGTGAGCACACCGACACGTTCAAGGTGCGCTACGACCCCGCGACGTACGCCTGGCAGCTGATCGTGCCGCACGAGGACGCGGTGGGGGCGGAGGAGACCGTGGTGTCCGAGATCGTGATGGCGGACGGCGGCCGGGGGACTGGGCACCGGCTGGCCGTGGTGTACGACGACGTGAGGCACCGCATCAGTCTCTACGTCGACGGCTACACGAACAGCGCCCGCACCGCCGAGCTCGCCGCGGGTCTGCCCGGTTCGGGGCCCCTGCAGATCGGCCGGGCCACAACCGGCGACGGGTGGGGTGAGTACCTGCACGGTGATGTCGATGAAGTCCAGGCCTACCAGGGAGCCCTGAGGGACAGGGATGTCGTCGCGCTCGGTTTCGGCACCGACCCCTGCCTCTGCTGA
- a CDS encoding ABC transporter ATP-binding protein, which yields MNSIQVRGLTKEYSGTRALDRLTCTIEPGRVTGFLGPNGAGKSTTMRLVLGLDRPTAGSATVGGRPYTALGEPLRTVGALLDAQAAHGSRTAREQLRFLAVSNRIPARRVDEVLQETGLASVAGRRIRTFSLGMRQRLGVAAALLGDPPVLMLDEPANGLDPEGIVWIRELLRRLAGEGRTVLVSSHLMNETAAFADHLVVLGRGRLLADTPMEDFIEQHSHPRVRVRAGAPARLRAALLAEGYTVAEGDGGPLVVEGARAEQVGAVAAREGIPVLELSDERASLEQAYLALTTGEAEFAAAAAVSPTTAQEV from the coding sequence ATGAACAGCATCCAAGTGCGAGGCCTCACCAAGGAGTACAGCGGCACCCGGGCCCTCGACCGTCTGACGTGCACCATCGAACCGGGCCGGGTCACCGGGTTCCTCGGCCCCAACGGCGCCGGCAAGTCCACCACCATGCGGCTCGTCCTCGGCCTCGACCGTCCCACCGCCGGCTCCGCCACCGTGGGCGGCCGCCCCTACACGGCCCTGGGCGAGCCCCTGCGCACCGTCGGCGCGCTGCTGGACGCGCAGGCGGCCCACGGTTCCCGTACCGCCCGCGAACAGCTGCGTTTCCTCGCCGTCAGCAACCGCATCCCGGCCCGCCGCGTGGACGAGGTGCTCCAGGAGACCGGTCTCGCCTCCGTGGCCGGCCGCCGCATCCGCACCTTCTCCCTCGGCATGCGCCAGCGCCTCGGCGTCGCCGCCGCGCTCCTCGGGGACCCGCCCGTGCTCATGCTGGACGAACCCGCCAACGGCCTCGACCCGGAAGGGATCGTCTGGATCCGGGAGTTGCTGCGCCGGCTGGCTGGGGAAGGCCGTACGGTCCTGGTCTCCAGCCACCTGATGAACGAGACCGCGGCCTTCGCCGACCATCTCGTCGTGCTCGGCCGGGGCCGGCTCCTCGCCGACACCCCCATGGAGGACTTCATCGAACAGCACAGCCACCCGCGCGTCCGGGTGCGGGCCGGCGCTCCCGCCCGGCTGCGGGCCGCGCTGCTGGCCGAGGGATACACGGTGGCGGAGGGAGACGGCGGCCCGCTGGTGGTCGAAGGCGCCAGAGCCGAGCAGGTCGGAGCCGTCGCCGCCCGCGAAGGCATTCCGGTCCTCGAACTCTCCGACGAACGGGCCTCCCTGGAGCAGGCCTATCTCGCCCTCACGACCGGCGAGGCCGAATTCGCCGCCGCGGCCGCCGTGTCCCCGACCACCGCGCAGGAGGTGTGA
- a CDS encoding ABC transporter permease, translating into MSFRTSAPASRSRTSLPARFAGGLTRMTWVDLVVAAAVVVLLYVTLRVGKGVTLSFSTSQSAKVDTGIGQLPYDAARSLLRMFVALLLSTAFTFVYAYAAAKSRRLERILIPALDILQSVPVLAFLTVAVTGFVALFPGSMLGLECAAIFAIFTSQAWNMTFGFYHSLTSLPRELDELSRSFGFTRWMRFWKVELPAGMIGLVWNGMMSFGGGWFFLVASEAVTLGHTDYALPGVGSYAGAAIADGDLAKVGCAILTMAVMVIGVNFLFWRPLTAWAEKFKIEQSEASEVQRSVVLDFLRRSDWPRLAGRLLRPAGRALSRAGRAFGTDDRPLVVQHGRRRAGDVAFGLVAGGLIVWGLVDLCLYLYDRTGLGVFGEPLLLGLATLARVVVLVAVATVVWVPIGVKIGFSPRLTRIAQPVVQVLASFPANFLFPLAVWFFLRTGLSIDIGGIFLMALGAQWYILFNTIAGAMAIPTDLREAMDDLGVSGWQRWRRLIIPGIFPAYVTGGITASGGAWNASIVAEVVTFGGVTLTATGLGAYIARATEEGNHPQLIAGVVVMSAYVVCLNRFLWRRLYRLAEARYSL; encoded by the coding sequence ATGTCGTTCCGGACGAGTGCGCCCGCCTCGCGGTCGCGGACCTCGCTCCCCGCCCGGTTCGCCGGCGGCCTCACCCGCATGACCTGGGTGGACCTGGTCGTCGCCGCCGCGGTGGTGGTGCTGCTGTACGTCACCCTGCGGGTGGGGAAAGGGGTCACGCTCTCGTTCTCCACCAGCCAGTCGGCGAAGGTGGACACCGGCATCGGTCAGCTGCCCTACGACGCGGCCCGCTCGCTGCTGCGCATGTTCGTCGCCCTGCTCCTGTCCACGGCGTTCACCTTCGTCTACGCCTACGCCGCCGCCAAGAGCCGCCGTCTGGAACGGATCCTGATCCCGGCGCTGGACATCCTCCAGTCCGTACCGGTGCTGGCGTTCCTGACCGTGGCGGTGACCGGGTTCGTCGCCCTGTTCCCGGGCTCGATGCTCGGCCTCGAGTGCGCCGCGATCTTCGCGATCTTCACCTCCCAGGCGTGGAACATGACGTTCGGCTTCTACCACTCCCTCACCTCGCTGCCCCGCGAACTGGACGAGCTGTCACGATCGTTCGGCTTCACCCGGTGGATGCGGTTCTGGAAGGTGGAACTGCCCGCCGGGATGATCGGCCTGGTCTGGAACGGCATGATGAGCTTCGGCGGCGGCTGGTTCTTCCTCGTCGCCTCCGAGGCGGTCACCCTCGGCCACACCGACTACGCCCTGCCCGGCGTCGGCTCCTACGCCGGGGCCGCGATCGCCGACGGCGACCTGGCCAAGGTCGGCTGCGCGATCCTCACCATGGCGGTCATGGTGATCGGGGTGAACTTCCTCTTCTGGCGGCCGCTGACCGCCTGGGCGGAGAAGTTCAAGATCGAGCAGTCCGAGGCCAGCGAGGTGCAGCGGTCGGTCGTCCTGGACTTCCTGCGCCGCTCCGACTGGCCCCGCCTCGCCGGCCGCCTGCTGCGCCCGGCCGGCCGGGCGCTCAGCCGGGCCGGGCGCGCCTTCGGCACCGACGACCGGCCGCTCGTGGTGCAGCACGGCAGGCGGCGCGCGGGGGACGTCGCCTTCGGCCTGGTGGCGGGCGGCCTGATCGTCTGGGGCCTGGTCGACCTCTGCCTCTACCTGTACGACCGCACCGGCCTGGGCGTGTTCGGCGAGCCGCTGCTGCTCGGGCTCGCCACCCTCGCCCGCGTCGTCGTCCTGGTCGCCGTGGCCACGGTGGTGTGGGTGCCGATCGGCGTGAAGATCGGTTTCTCGCCCCGGCTGACGAGGATCGCCCAGCCGGTGGTGCAGGTGCTGGCGTCCTTCCCGGCGAACTTCCTCTTCCCGCTCGCGGTGTGGTTCTTCCTCCGAACCGGTCTGAGCATAGACATCGGCGGCATCTTCCTGATGGCCCTGGGCGCCCAGTGGTACATCCTGTTCAACACCATCGCCGGAGCCATGGCCATCCCCACCGACCTGCGCGAGGCCATGGACGACCTCGGGGTGAGCGGCTGGCAGCGCTGGCGGCGGCTGATCATCCCCGGCATCTTCCCCGCCTACGTCACCGGCGGCATCACCGCCTCCGGCGGCGCCTGGAACGCCTCCATCGTCGCCGAGGTCGTCACCTTCGGCGGGGTCACGCTCACCGCCACGGGCCTGGGCGCCTACATCGCCCGCGCCACGGAGGAGGGCAACCATCCCCAGTTGATCGCCGGCGTCGTCGTGATGAGCGCCTACGTCGTCTGCCTCAACCGCTTCCTCTGGCGCCGCCTGTACCGGCTGGCCGAGGCCCGGTACTCCCTGTGA
- a CDS encoding ArsR/SmtB family transcription factor, with amino-acid sequence MDTQAQGWDAEAADRAVAVLKAVADPSRYRLLWALSHGEQPVSELARMLGAHVAATSQHLARLRSAGLVTTRREGTRIYYQAAGVRPLLEAAHLTVTEGDGPKGGGPGGEESAPAPRRATATSPALSRRPALGGTP; translated from the coding sequence ATGGATACGCAAGCACAGGGGTGGGACGCCGAGGCGGCGGACCGGGCGGTGGCGGTGCTCAAGGCGGTGGCGGACCCCTCCCGCTACCGGCTGCTGTGGGCGCTCAGCCACGGCGAGCAGCCGGTGAGCGAGCTGGCACGGATGCTGGGTGCCCATGTGGCCGCGACCTCCCAGCACTTGGCCAGACTCCGGTCGGCAGGTCTGGTGACCACACGCCGGGAGGGCACGCGCATCTACTACCAGGCCGCGGGGGTACGCCCCCTGCTGGAGGCCGCCCATCTCACGGTCACCGAGGGCGACGGACCGAAGGGCGGCGGCCCCGGCGGCGAGGAGAGCGCGCCCGCACCCCGGCGGGCCACCGCCACCAGCCCGGCCCTCTCGCGCCGTCCGGCCCTGGGCGGCACCCCCTGA